A window of Lytechinus pictus isolate F3 Inbred chromosome 7, Lp3.0, whole genome shotgun sequence contains these coding sequences:
- the LOC135154658 gene encoding S1 RNA-binding domain-containing protein 1-like — protein MVVGDSNVGVRAVGFQAKGNEGGVERLPGSEDNFEDEDVKPLTRKRAKTSAGPSKRRKKAAPPPPTEPEPLDATWIHPESYEETRKLLKMAFSSGKDIGSESIKHKLDNLIKSRGKESLAESIGVGEPTLDLIINGLQQPRNYDIRVEFEKPLFKQEIITIEQIMPGMRLSGRVVNAVHFGVFVDVGLADHGLCHRNHMPHHILQGKVLGPGDKIEVVVTEKKLVNGRKWNVSLRLVGLS, from the exons ATGGTGGTTGGAGATTCAAATGTTGGTGTGAGGGCAGTGGGATTTCAAGCGAAAGGCAATGAAGGTGGAGTAGAACGATTACCCGGTAGTGAGGACAATTT TGAGGATGAAGACGTGAAACCCTTGACAAGGAAACGAGCCAAGACTTCAGCTGGTCCatcaaagagaagaaagaaagcagCTCCCCCTCCTCCCACTGAGCCAGAGCCACTGGATGCCACCTGGATTCATCCAGAATCTTATGAAGAAACAAGAAA ACTCTTAAAGATGGCGTTCTCAAGTGGAAAGGACATTGGCAGTGAGAGCATCAAACATAAACTAGACAATCTGATCAAGTCAAGAG GTAAAGAATCATTAGCAGAGAGTATTGGAGTGGGCGAGCCGACTTTAGACTTGATCATCAATGGATTGCAACAACCAAGAAATTATGATATCCGAGTGG AATTTGAGAAGCCCCTGTTCAAGCAGGAAATCATCACGATCGAGCAAATCATGCCGGGCATGAGACTCTCTGGTCGGGTGGTCAACGCCGTCCACTTTGGAGTGTTTGTAGACGTCGGCTTGGCAGACCACGGCCTCTGCCACAGAAACCACATGCCGCATCACATCTTGCAGGGAAAGGTCCTGGGACCGGGCGACAAGATAGAGGTGGTGGTCACGGAAAAGAAACTGGTGAACGGAAGAAAGTGGAATGTTAGCTTGAGACTTGTAGGTTTAAGCTGA